A portion of the Eubacterium maltosivorans genome contains these proteins:
- a CDS encoding DUF1538 domain-containing protein produces the protein MRKLLNSFKEVLVSILPMTVLILIISGIWAPFTPEMLASFIGGAIMMMIGMALFLFGADISMMEVGERVGNFLVSRRSLKILIIAGFFVGMFVTIAEPDVQVLAGQVAAVSEGSINRTMLIAVVGVGVGIFLVIALLRFVFQMKLYHILIIGYIAVFALSFFTNPEMAPVAFDSGGVTTGPITVPFILSLGSGITSGVRTSREGTDSFGMVALSSLGPVLAVMILGVIFR, from the coding sequence ATGAGAAAACTGCTTAATAGCTTTAAAGAAGTCCTTGTATCAATTTTACCGATGACGGTTTTGATTTTGATCATCAGTGGTATCTGGGCGCCCTTCACGCCTGAGATGCTCGCGTCCTTTATTGGCGGAGCCATCATGATGATGATCGGCATGGCGCTTTTTTTGTTTGGCGCGGACATCTCCATGATGGAGGTTGGTGAGCGTGTGGGAAATTTTCTGGTTTCCCGGAGAAGCTTGAAAATTCTGATTATCGCCGGCTTTTTTGTGGGCATGTTTGTGACCATTGCCGAGCCGGATGTGCAGGTGCTGGCTGGCCAGGTGGCAGCAGTCTCGGAGGGGAGCATCAACCGGACGATGCTCATCGCTGTGGTCGGCGTTGGGGTCGGTATTTTTCTGGTTATCGCGCTGCTGCGCTTTGTTTTTCAGATGAAGCTGTACCATATCCTGATCATTGGGTATATCGCTGTTTTTGCCCTGTCCTTTTTTACGAACCCTGAGATGGCGCCAGTAGCCTTTGATTCCGGCGGCGTCACTACTGGTCCCATCACAGTGCCCTTTATACTGAGTCTGGGCAGCGGGATCACCAGCGGCGTAAGAACCAGCAGGGAAGGAACAGACAGCTTTGGGATGGTTGCCCTGTCCTCGCTGGGACCGGTGCTGGCCGTCATGATTTTGGGGGTGATCTTCAGATGA
- a CDS encoding carbohydrate-binding domain-containing protein gives MKKTSLLFLAFIPLFILLPVLTAGCSAKAGTSSGADTTATAAGYDAEDYDTDYSDENPQSVTLKENSIDFSGDGATVNSSTLTITGAGAYVLSGTLNDGSIVIDTDKNATVRLVLKDAHITSGSGAAIYSRQAGKTLVTLEAGTQNSLTDSASRDSADTDAPSAALYVQDDLTINGDGALSVTGSYNDAITSKDDLKIMSGTITIPSSADDGIVGRDATKIAGGAITINAAGDGIKATNDEDTAKGTIQIDGGTFDITAGADGIQAENTLTVGGGTFSLVTGGGSANNSDKAGTPGSTWGSWQPTPQTASDDANDMAQSAKALKAGNAIVINAGTYHIDSSDDSIHSNGTIDIKDGTFTLSSGDDGIHADTSLTIDGGIFDITKSYEGLESMSITLNGGKGSIVSSDDGINAAGGDGSSQNGRPGQNPMESASVDDGSIVLNINGGEWYINAGGDGLDSNASINQTSGTVTIDGPTDGGNGALDYDGAYNLAGGTLIAAGSSGMLQTPSSDSAQNSISLTFNASQAAGTTISLKDANGEEIAGYTPSKTFQNIIISTPDIRTGVTYTLTKGGADLTTVTPSSSVTSIGEDGSTHSGGMGGGPGNMGGPGGNRPGSSTPQDMQGGPGQ, from the coding sequence ATGAAAAAAACAAGCCTTTTATTTTTAGCCTTTATTCCGCTCTTTATCCTCCTGCCGGTTCTCACAGCCGGCTGCAGCGCAAAGGCCGGAACCTCCTCCGGCGCAGACACCACGGCCACAGCGGCCGGTTATGACGCGGAGGACTATGACACAGACTATAGTGATGAAAATCCCCAGAGCGTTACGCTGAAGGAAAACAGCATTGATTTTTCCGGCGACGGCGCCACCGTAAACAGCAGCACCCTCACCATCACAGGGGCCGGCGCTTATGTGCTCTCCGGTACCCTGAATGACGGCAGCATTGTCATAGACACTGACAAAAACGCCACGGTCCGCCTTGTGCTCAAGGACGCCCATATCACCTCGGGCAGTGGCGCGGCCATCTACAGCAGGCAGGCCGGCAAAACCCTCGTTACCCTGGAGGCCGGCACCCAGAACAGCCTGACCGACAGCGCGTCACGGGACAGTGCGGACACAGATGCTCCAAGCGCGGCGCTCTATGTGCAGGATGACCTGACCATCAACGGCGACGGCGCATTGTCGGTGACTGGCAGCTACAACGACGCCATTACCTCAAAGGACGACCTGAAAATCATGTCTGGCACCATCACCATTCCCTCCTCGGCGGATGACGGCATTGTGGGACGCGACGCCACCAAAATCGCGGGCGGCGCCATCACCATCAACGCTGCCGGCGACGGCATCAAGGCCACCAATGATGAGGATACTGCCAAGGGCACCATCCAGATCGACGGCGGTACCTTTGACATTACCGCAGGAGCTGACGGCATCCAGGCCGAAAACACTCTTACGGTGGGCGGCGGCACCTTCAGCCTGGTCACAGGCGGCGGAAGCGCCAACAACAGCGATAAGGCAGGAACCCCCGGCAGCACCTGGGGAAGCTGGCAGCCGACGCCCCAGACTGCCTCCGATGACGCCAACGACATGGCCCAGAGCGCCAAGGCGCTGAAGGCCGGAAACGCCATTGTCATCAACGCCGGTACCTATCACATTGACTCGTCTGACGACTCAATTCACTCTAATGGCACCATCGACATTAAAGACGGCACCTTTACCCTGAGCTCCGGCGATGACGGCATCCATGCCGACACCTCCCTGACCATCGACGGTGGTATCTTTGACATTACCAAGTCCTATGAAGGCCTGGAGAGCATGAGCATCACGCTGAACGGCGGCAAGGGCAGTATTGTGTCAAGCGACGACGGCATCAACGCCGCGGGCGGCGACGGCTCCTCACAAAACGGCCGGCCTGGGCAGAACCCCATGGAAAGCGCCAGTGTGGACGACGGTTCCATTGTGCTGAACATTAACGGCGGCGAATGGTATATCAACGCCGGCGGCGACGGGCTCGATTCCAACGCCTCCATCAACCAGACCAGCGGCACGGTTACCATCGATGGGCCCACCGATGGCGGCAACGGCGCTCTGGACTACGACGGCGCCTATAACCTGGCCGGCGGCACTCTGATCGCGGCGGGCAGCTCCGGTATGCTCCAGACGCCGTCGTCAGACTCTGCCCAGAACAGCATCTCTCTGACCTTTAACGCTTCTCAGGCGGCCGGCACCACCATCAGCCTGAAGGACGCGAACGGGGAGGAAATCGCAGGCTACACCCCGTCTAAGACATTCCAGAATATTATCATCAGCACGCCGGATATCCGGACCGGCGTCACCTACACACTGACAAAGGGCGGCGCAGACCTGACCACTGTCACCCCTTCTTCCTCCGTCACAAGCATTGGCGAGGACGGAAGCACCCACAGCGGCGGTATGGGCGGTGGTCCCGGCAACATGGGCGGCCCAGGCGGGAACCGGCCCGGCAGCAGCACTCCGCAGGATATGCAGGGCGGGCCGGGACAATAA
- a CDS encoding P-II family nitrogen regulator yields MEDRNKIKTELIVVIVEKDMSGEVIDAAKQGGADGATVMYGRGSGIHENARFFGITIEPEKEIVLILVDASIRNAVLCSIQKKIEIDRPGMGIAFVLDVAKVIGSPHLNLMSDITD; encoded by the coding sequence ATGGAAGACAGAAATAAGATTAAGACCGAACTGATTGTGGTGATTGTGGAAAAGGATATGTCCGGCGAGGTCATTGACGCGGCCAAACAGGGCGGCGCTGACGGAGCGACCGTTATGTATGGCCGTGGATCCGGCATCCATGAGAACGCCCGGTTTTTCGGCATCACCATTGAGCCTGAAAAGGAGATCGTTCTGATTCTGGTGGACGCGTCCATAAGGAACGCGGTGCTCTGCTCGATCCAGAAGAAAATCGAAATCGACAGGCCGGGCATGGGCATTGCTTTTGTGCTGGATGTGGCCAAGGTGATTGGCAGCCCGCACCTTAACCTGATGTCGGACATCACCGATTAA
- a CDS encoding EamA family transporter, with protein sequence MDATKKRGVGFGIFLACSSAVATGTFGIFLHYLAAFGLSDDTVTLIGPVFMFFAFLLIALIKDRRLLLAPKKLYYFTMIAVSGFVLYPLYNFTYVRVFANLPMAIASLFHFSNSIVLVFLMRILFKQKITKEKLICCVLAIVGIMLVLQIITFGAVAPDDSVPITSMGIFWGVAVACALAFVYSIDYFHISHDVPVITTQIYACLCSSIILLLTSNPAAVGQNIMESVSANGAIVIVVALIYCAVLMWSYYSITACYNYIDASYGALTFVLEPSVAAILGFIILHETLTPLQMLGIAIAVCAIVYMQYSEGKREKAELAAQAKSSDLTQDSANANPEVDVE encoded by the coding sequence ATGGACGCAACGAAAAAAAGAGGTGTAGGGTTTGGTATCTTTCTGGCCTGCAGCTCCGCTGTCGCTACCGGTACCTTCGGTATTTTTCTGCATTACCTGGCTGCCTTTGGACTCAGCGACGACACCGTCACGCTGATCGGCCCGGTATTCATGTTTTTTGCTTTTTTACTCATCGCGCTGATTAAGGACCGCAGACTGCTCCTCGCACCGAAAAAGCTCTATTATTTTACAATGATCGCAGTCAGCGGTTTTGTGCTTTATCCGCTTTATAATTTTACCTATGTCCGCGTATTCGCAAACCTGCCCATGGCCATCGCATCGCTGTTTCACTTTTCAAATTCCATCGTTCTGGTATTTCTGATGCGGATTTTGTTTAAGCAGAAGATCACCAAAGAAAAGCTCATCTGCTGTGTGCTGGCCATTGTGGGCATCATGCTGGTACTTCAGATTATCACCTTTGGCGCGGTGGCTCCGGACGACAGTGTCCCGATCACCAGCATGGGGATTTTCTGGGGTGTTGCGGTTGCCTGCGCTCTGGCTTTTGTGTACTCAATCGACTATTTTCACATCAGCCATGATGTGCCGGTTATCACCACTCAGATTTATGCCTGCCTGTGTAGCTCCATCATTCTGCTGCTCACCTCTAACCCGGCGGCGGTCGGCCAGAACATCATGGAATCTGTTTCCGCAAACGGTGCTATCGTCATTGTAGTGGCGCTTATCTACTGCGCGGTGCTCATGTGGTCTTACTATTCCATTACGGCCTGCTACAATTATATCGATGCCTCCTACGGCGCGCTCACCTTTGTTCTGGAGCCCAGTGTCGCAGCCATTCTTGGCTTTATCATCCTGCACGAAACCCTGACGCCGCTCCAGATGCTGGGGATCGCCATTGCGGTTTGCGCCATTGTCTATATGCAATACTCCGAAGGCAAACGCGAAAAGGCTGAGCTTGCCGCCCAGGCCAAGTCATCCGATCTCACCCAGGATTCTGCAAATGCAAATCCTGAAGTTGACGTCGAATAG
- a CDS encoding DUF4956 domain-containing protein, translating into MFTTIIDTATTGQMTISTALICTFVSLILGLVIAVVYMAHGTYSKNFVITLALLPAMVQIVIMLVNGNLGTSVAVLGAFSLIRFRSVPGSSREISSIFFSMAVGLATGTGYVVFAAVITIVISLVMLILCRSPFGERKPLDKELRVTIPENLDYSEIFDDIFSTYTKKVSLERVKTTNLGSMYELSYHIVLKRDEDEKALIDAIRCRNGNLTVICGRPQTVSEAL; encoded by the coding sequence TTGTTCACAACAATCATAGACACAGCCACCACCGGCCAGATGACCATCAGCACTGCACTGATCTGTACCTTTGTATCCCTTATTCTGGGGCTTGTCATCGCAGTGGTTTACATGGCGCACGGTACCTATTCCAAAAATTTTGTCATCACGCTGGCTCTTCTGCCTGCCATGGTGCAGATTGTCATCATGCTGGTCAATGGCAATCTTGGCACCAGCGTGGCCGTGCTCGGCGCCTTCAGCCTAATCCGCTTCCGCTCGGTTCCGGGCAGCTCCCGGGAGATCAGCAGCATCTTCTTTTCCATGGCGGTGGGGCTGGCCACCGGCACTGGCTACGTGGTGTTCGCCGCAGTCATCACCATTGTTATCAGCCTGGTCATGCTCATTCTCTGCCGCTCTCCCTTTGGCGAGCGCAAGCCGCTTGACAAGGAGCTGCGCGTCACCATTCCCGAAAACCTGGACTATTCTGAAATTTTTGATGATATTTTCAGTACCTACACAAAAAAGGTGTCTCTGGAACGCGTTAAAACCACCAACCTCGGCAGCATGTATGAACTCTCATACCACATTGTCCTGAAGCGGGATGAGGATGAGAAAGCCCTCATCGACGCCATTCGCTGCCGCAACGGCAACCTCACGGTGATCTGCGGCCGGCCCCAGACGGTTTCTGAGGCCCTTTAG
- a CDS encoding redox-sensing transcriptional repressor Rex: MQTFSKRVSMTVVKRLPKYYQYLTDLQDQHIEKISSKELAAMMGLTASQIRQDLNSFGAYGQQGYGYKVKELKEAIRKILGLDLQYNCIIIGSGNLGHAIVNYERFKEEGIHFKAMFDVDPDQIGKKVGDVTVYHMDDLDAFVAHHKIDICILSVPQKVGQETTDRVVELGIKAILNFVPLDLTVPDDVVVESVNITDSLFTLTYLINEEEENE, encoded by the coding sequence ATGCAAACTTTTTCAAAAAGGGTATCGATGACAGTTGTTAAGCGTCTGCCCAAGTATTACCAGTATTTAACCGATTTACAGGATCAACATATTGAAAAAATCTCGTCTAAGGAGCTGGCGGCTATGATGGGGCTGACCGCCTCGCAGATCCGGCAGGACCTGAATTCCTTTGGCGCTTACGGACAGCAGGGCTACGGCTACAAGGTAAAAGAGCTGAAGGAGGCCATTCGCAAAATTCTGGGGCTTGATCTCCAGTATAACTGCATTATCATCGGTTCTGGGAACCTGGGACATGCCATTGTCAATTACGAGCGCTTTAAGGAAGAGGGCATTCACTTCAAGGCCATGTTCGACGTGGATCCGGATCAGATTGGCAAAAAGGTCGGAGACGTGACTGTGTACCACATGGACGATCTCGACGCCTTTGTGGCGCACCATAAGATTGATATCTGTATCCTGAGTGTACCGCAGAAGGTCGGGCAGGAAACCACAGACCGTGTCGTAGAGCTCGGGATCAAAGCGATCCTGAACTTCGTGCCTCTGGACCTGACGGTGCCGGACGACGTGGTGGTAGAGAGTGTGAACATCACCGACAGTCTGTTTACCTTAACCTACCTGATTAACGAAGAGGAAGAGAACGAATAA
- a CDS encoding DUF1538 domain-containing protein, whose translation MSLISHLFHGMPEVAWEVFLAILPIVLIFLFLNAIALRLRAPIIKRIIGGFVVTYLGLVLFLQGVNIAFVPAGEFLGTALAELEYSWILIPLGFAIGFLVAFAEPAVQVMVKQVEEMTSGAIKARVMLLAISLGVALAVMTAMIRLLAGISLWWILIPGYILAFILGRFVEPNFLAMAFDNGGVATGPMCSTFILSLSVAVAGATPGRNPLLDGFGVVALIALAPILTTLLLGFFYKQKEAYRKRQCEKQPRDS comes from the coding sequence ATGAGCCTGATCAGTCATTTATTTCACGGTATGCCGGAGGTGGCATGGGAGGTTTTTCTGGCCATCCTGCCCATTGTTTTGATTTTTCTGTTTTTGAACGCCATTGCGCTGCGGCTGCGGGCTCCTATTATCAAGCGGATTATAGGCGGCTTTGTGGTGACTTACCTGGGGCTGGTGCTGTTTCTCCAGGGCGTAAACATTGCCTTTGTACCGGCCGGCGAATTTTTGGGCACAGCCCTTGCAGAGCTTGAGTACAGCTGGATTCTCATTCCGCTGGGCTTTGCCATCGGTTTTCTGGTCGCCTTTGCCGAGCCAGCCGTCCAGGTCATGGTAAAGCAGGTTGAGGAAATGACCAGCGGCGCCATCAAAGCACGCGTTATGCTGCTTGCGATCTCGCTGGGCGTGGCGTTAGCGGTTATGACGGCCATGATCCGGCTGCTGGCCGGTATTTCGCTCTGGTGGATTTTGATTCCGGGCTATATACTGGCCTTTATTCTCGGCCGCTTTGTGGAGCCGAATTTTCTGGCTATGGCCTTTGATAACGGCGGCGTAGCCACTGGCCCCATGTGCTCGACCTTTATTCTGTCTCTTTCAGTGGCTGTGGCGGGCGCGACGCCAGGACGAAATCCGCTGCTGGACGGCTTTGGCGTGGTAGCGCTGATTGCCCTTGCGCCGATTCTGACAACCCTGCTTCTGGGCTTCTTTTATAAGCAGAAGGAGGCCTACAGGAAAAGGCAGTGTGAAAAGCAGCCGCGTGATTCTTAA
- a CDS encoding sensor domain-containing protein has product MAGKKTNETIENNVYNVALRNIYDELYELNITKNHYRIIYHVEGKYVTPPEDGALTDGIADVAAHMIHPEDSRRFLDFFDIDKIHAALASGKTSVIGEFRKLWEDGAYHWASLTVFPADIEGEEDEILLCFIMDIDYKKQLEAVEKENQSLQKKQMDDERYRLVIGQTNTLVFEWNPETGERYYAPRFSENFMGSYDGRDIKEIWLDDGVVHPGDIEILKQKMSMDAISNGQVELEIRLCNKKGRYIWCKIVFNVLYNEDGGISRVIGTLNDIDESKRAHETLKYRAEFDMLTGIYNINTFYSRAEKLLREHPEQKYAVVRLDVNRFKFINDLYGREEGNRLLRFMATVISGHMGPMDAFGRMNSDVFCLCMSYGSGEPLLRRIQKILAEINQYSETYQVMPSCGICIVRDRNVQISILCDWANLAQKTIKGSLIKQWAFYDKKLRAKQIEEQRIENEMDDALKKHQFKVYLQPKHNVQTGSVIGAEALVRWDHPERGFLTPYRFIPLFERNGFIIKLDEYVWEETCRIIKSWLDRGMEAVPVSVNVSRVQVYNPNFYKKLLHIIRRYDIPKALLEVELTESSFVENTVDLYRGMERLREEGISFSMDDFGSGYSSLNMLKNVPVNTIKLDREFFNESVATQKGKTIIEHTIGMINDLELQVIAEGVETGDQAGFLNACGCQAAQGYYYSRPMPVEEFEKRFLKESI; this is encoded by the coding sequence ATGGCAGGAAAAAAGACAAACGAAACCATTGAAAATAATGTTTATAACGTAGCTTTGCGTAATATTTACGACGAGCTCTATGAACTGAACATTACCAAAAATCATTATCGGATCATCTACCATGTAGAGGGTAAATATGTGACGCCGCCAGAAGACGGCGCTTTGACAGACGGTATTGCCGATGTGGCAGCGCACATGATTCACCCGGAGGATTCGAGACGTTTTTTGGATTTTTTTGATATTGATAAAATACACGCGGCACTGGCTTCCGGAAAGACCAGCGTCATTGGAGAGTTCCGTAAGCTTTGGGAGGACGGCGCCTATCACTGGGCCTCGCTGACCGTTTTTCCAGCGGATATTGAAGGCGAGGAGGATGAGATCCTGCTCTGCTTTATCATGGATATTGATTATAAAAAACAGCTGGAAGCCGTTGAGAAGGAAAACCAAAGCCTTCAGAAAAAGCAGATGGATGACGAGCGTTACCGTCTGGTGATTGGGCAGACAAACACCCTGGTATTTGAGTGGAACCCAGAGACCGGAGAGCGCTATTATGCGCCCCGGTTTTCGGAAAATTTTATGGGCAGCTATGACGGCCGGGACATCAAGGAAATCTGGCTTGACGATGGGGTCGTCCACCCCGGCGATATTGAAATATTAAAGCAGAAAATGAGCATGGACGCCATCAGCAACGGGCAGGTAGAGCTGGAAATCCGGCTCTGCAATAAGAAAGGCCGCTATATCTGGTGTAAAATTGTATTTAATGTGCTTTACAATGAGGATGGCGGCATCAGCCGGGTGATCGGTACCCTGAACGACATCGACGAATCCAAGCGCGCGCACGAAACCCTGAAATACCGGGCAGAGTTTGATATGTTAACCGGTATCTATAACATCAATACCTTTTATTCCCGGGCAGAAAAGCTGCTCAGGGAGCATCCGGAGCAGAAATATGCCGTGGTGCGCCTGGATGTCAACCGCTTTAAGTTTATCAATGATCTGTATGGACGGGAGGAGGGAAACCGGCTGCTCCGCTTTATGGCAACTGTTATTTCGGGCCATATGGGGCCGATGGACGCTTTTGGGCGCATGAACAGCGATGTGTTCTGTCTCTGTATGTCCTATGGTTCGGGTGAGCCACTGCTCAGGCGTATTCAGAAAATACTGGCGGAGATTAACCAGTATTCAGAAACCTACCAGGTTATGCCCTCCTGCGGTATCTGCATTGTGAGGGACCGGAATGTCCAGATCAGTATCCTATGCGACTGGGCAAACCTGGCCCAGAAGACCATTAAAGGGAGCCTCATCAAGCAGTGGGCCTTTTACGATAAAAAGCTGAGAGCCAAACAGATTGAGGAGCAGCGGATCGAAAACGAGATGGACGACGCGCTGAAAAAGCACCAGTTCAAGGTGTATCTCCAGCCCAAGCACAATGTGCAGACAGGCAGCGTGATCGGCGCGGAGGCGCTGGTGCGCTGGGATCATCCTGAAAGAGGGTTCCTGACGCCCTACCGTTTCATCCCGCTTTTTGAGCGCAACGGCTTCATCATCAAGCTGGACGAATACGTCTGGGAGGAAACCTGCCGGATCATTAAATCCTGGCTGGACAGGGGGATGGAAGCAGTTCCGGTGTCGGTTAATGTGTCCAGAGTGCAGGTATATAACCCGAATTTTTATAAAAAGCTGCTGCATATTATAAGACGCTACGATATTCCCAAGGCGCTTTTAGAAGTCGAGCTGACTGAGAGCAGCTTTGTAGAGAACACGGTGGATTTGTACCGCGGCATGGAGCGGTTGAGAGAGGAAGGAATCTCCTTTTCAATGGACGATTTTGGATCAGGCTATTCCTCGCTCAATATGCTCAAAAATGTACCGGTCAACACCATTAAGCTGGACCGTGAGTTCTTTAACGAGAGCGTGGCGACCCAGAAAGGTAAAACCATCATTGAGCATACCATCGGCATGATCAACGACCTGGAGCTTCAGGTCATTGCCGAGGGCGTAGAAACGGGCGATCAGGCAGGCTTCCTGAATGCCTGCGGCTGCCAGGCTGCCCAGGGCTACTATTATTCCAGACCCATGCCGGTCGAGGAGTTTGAGAAACGGTTTTTAAAAGAGAGTATTTAA
- a CDS encoding EamA family transporter — protein sequence MPFLRHKGAAYGVLLAASSAVATGTFGVFLNYFDSLGISENAMSTFTPLAVLAFYLIYTLITQPKVLKLPRKLFYFTLIVCSGMIASPIYIYTSIRSFNSLPIAVASLLDFSNAIVLVFLMRIFFKSKITKEKLIACVIAVFGMVLVLNLFNTHVSDITTIGIFWGLANCFSLAFAYLFDYYHISNGVSYLAYLVYSNAMGLIVFSFKTTPAEVFREFAAAAPSGGLTMWLMLLGYFAVLVISYGTIAVSYNYIEASTASLTFVLEPTTAALLGFMVLSQHLGSLQIVGMIIAVAAIVYMQYTGDKADEVQAKENEKKKVVQNE from the coding sequence ATGCCTTTTCTCAGACATAAGGGCGCTGCCTACGGCGTCCTGCTGGCTGCTTCCTCCGCGGTGGCTACCGGTACCTTTGGCGTGTTTCTGAACTATTTTGACAGCCTTGGCATTTCCGAAAACGCCATGTCGACTTTTACGCCGTTAGCTGTCCTTGCCTTTTACCTGATCTATACCCTGATCACACAGCCAAAGGTTCTCAAGCTGCCCAGGAAGCTGTTCTACTTTACCCTCATTGTGTGCAGCGGAATGATCGCGTCGCCTATTTACATCTATACTTCGATCCGGTCTTTCAACTCACTGCCCATCGCTGTCGCCTCGCTGTTGGATTTCTCAAACGCCATTGTTCTGGTTTTTCTGATGCGCATCTTTTTTAAATCAAAGATCACCAAGGAAAAGCTTATCGCCTGTGTCATCGCTGTTTTCGGCATGGTGCTGGTGCTTAATCTTTTTAACACGCATGTCAGCGATATTACAACCATTGGTATTTTCTGGGGGCTGGCCAACTGTTTCAGCTTAGCTTTCGCCTACCTTTTTGATTATTATCATATTTCAAACGGCGTTTCCTATCTGGCGTACCTGGTCTATTCCAACGCCATGGGGCTCATTGTTTTTTCCTTTAAAACCACGCCTGCCGAGGTGTTCCGGGAATTTGCGGCCGCTGCCCCTTCAGGCGGCCTGACCATGTGGCTCATGCTGCTCGGCTACTTTGCCGTTCTGGTTATCTCCTATGGAACCATCGCCGTTTCCTACAATTATATCGAAGCTTCGACGGCTTCCCTGACCTTTGTCCTTGAACCCACCACGGCCGCGCTTCTGGGCTTTATGGTCCTGAGCCAGCATCTCGGCTCCCTCCAAATTGTCGGGATGATCATTGCTGTGGCTGCCATTGTTTATATGCAGTATACCGGCGACAAGGCGGATGAGGTTCAGGCAAAAGAGAATGAAAAGAAAAAAGTGGTTCAAAACGAGTGA
- a CDS encoding polyphosphate polymerase domain-containing protein: MNTPTQSNNVFQRIEKKYHLSGEKYWPLIQALKPYMQMDEYGRHTICNIYYDTPHYDLIRHSIEKPPYKEKLRLRSYGVPGPQDTVYIEIKKKWQRTVYKRRAAISLNQAEAWLNRGLRPDLDNQILREIDYFLSFYRPVPKLFLAYDRIACYGIENNNIRITFDANIRSRESNMSLARGDSGTALLDSKAVLMEIKIPDAMPLWLSGMLSELEIYPMSFSKYGSVYKRKLITEGRNPACSQQS, encoded by the coding sequence ATGAACACACCCACTCAGAGCAACAATGTTTTTCAAAGGATCGAGAAAAAATATCATCTGTCCGGCGAAAAGTACTGGCCGCTCATACAGGCTCTAAAGCCCTATATGCAGATGGACGAATACGGGCGCCACACCATCTGTAATATTTACTACGACACCCCCCACTACGACCTGATCCGGCATTCCATCGAGAAGCCGCCCTACAAGGAGAAGCTGCGCCTGCGCAGCTACGGCGTACCCGGGCCCCAGGACACCGTCTATATTGAGATCAAGAAAAAATGGCAACGCACTGTTTACAAGCGCCGGGCCGCCATATCCCTGAACCAGGCCGAGGCCTGGCTCAACCGCGGCCTGCGCCCGGACCTCGACAATCAGATTCTCCGGGAGATCGACTATTTTCTGTCTTTTTACAGGCCGGTTCCCAAGCTTTTTCTGGCCTATGACCGCATTGCCTGCTACGGTATTGAAAACAACAATATCCGCATTACCTTTGACGCCAATATCCGCAGCCGGGAATCAAACATGAGCCTTGCCCGCGGGGATAGCGGCACAGCACTGCTCGACTCGAAGGCGGTTCTCATGGAGATCAAGATTCCCGACGCCATGCCCCTCTGGCTGAGCGGCATGCTCTCAGAGCTCGAGATCTACCCTATGTCCTTTTCCAAATACGGCAGCGTCTACAAGCGCAAGCTTATAACAGAAGGGAGGAACCCCGCTTGTTCACAACAATCATAG